One genomic region from bacterium CG_4_10_14_0_2_um_filter_33_32 encodes:
- a CDS encoding FmdB family transcriptional regulator, which produces MILYEYQCKKCECIFQQFSNSEDRDKVICPSCNSKDTKRLMATVATKGSGGCCQSGGGCCGCNGC; this is translated from the coding sequence ATGATTCTTTATGAATATCAATGTAAAAAATGCGAATGTATATTTCAACAATTTTCTAATTCAGAAGACCGTGATAAGGTAATTTGTCCTAGTTGTAATTCTAAGGATACTAAGAGACTTATGGCTACTGTTGCCACTAAAGGATCTGGTGGTTGTTGTCAGAGTGGGGGTGGTTGCTGTGGGTGTAATGGCTGTTAA